The DNA sequence CTGGTGGTAAGCCTGTGATCGGCAAATTTCTAATGGCCCTGATGGATCCTGGTGATGAGGTGCTCTATCCCAATCCCGGTTTTCCCATTTACGAATCAATGATCAACTTCCACGAGGGCGTGGGGAAACCCTATGGGTTCAAGGAAACCAAGACAGGCTTTGCCCTGGACTTTGATGCCATCGAGAGCCAGATCTCCCCGAGGACAAAACTCATTATCTACAACAACTACCATAACCCTACCAGCGCTGAATCAGGTGGGGAAGAGATGAGAAGGCTGGCTGAGATCTGCGTGAAACACGATCTCTACGTCCTCAGCGACGAGGCTTATTTCGATATTCTCTTTGACGGCTCCCCTATGAGCATCACTGGCTTCCCGGGTCTTTCCGAGAGGACGGTCATTCTCTACACTTTCTCCAAGAAATTTGCCATGACAGGATGGCGCCTGGGTGCCGCGATCGGTCCCAGGGATATCATTGAGGCCATTTCGCGATTCAATGTCAACGACGAGTCCTGTACCAACAACTTCGTTCAATGGGCGGGGGTTGCCGCATTGAAAGGACCTCAGGACGACCACAGGAGGATGCTGGACATCTTGTGCAAGAGGCGCGACAAGGCTGTCTCCATCCTGAACAGCATGGAGGGTATCCATGTGGGTACTCCTAACAGCACTTTCTACCTCTTCCCGAACGTGACGAAGGCCATGGAAAAGCTCAGAATGGAC is a window from the Thermovirga sp. genome containing:
- a CDS encoding aminotransferase class I/II-fold pyridoxal phosphate-dependent enzyme is translated as MPFAKRTRRLGTETAFAVGAEAAKLASTGVKVYHFHLGDLNFPTPEHIVEAANKAIREGKTGYCPTPGILPLREAMAEEISRTRGLRLDADNVSIQTGGKPVIGKFLMALMDPGDEVLYPNPGFPIYESMINFHEGVGKPYGFKETKTGFALDFDAIESQISPRTKLIIYNNYHNPTSAESGGEEMRRLAEICVKHDLYVLSDEAYFDILFDGSPMSITGFPGLSERTVILYTFSKKFAMTGWRLGAAIGPRDIIEAISRFNVNDESCTNNFVQWAGVAALKGPQDDHRRMLDILCKRRDKAVSILNSMEGIHVGTPNSTFYLFPNVTKAMEKLRMDEVEDFRRYILERTGVSFTTRNHFGTPFPDETQKYIRLAYSGIDAEAIVEGLGEMRNLLGPRQ